One window from the genome of Acinetobacter sp. ANC 7912 encodes:
- the tnpA gene encoding IS66-like element accessory protein TnpA yields the protein MTTNHQTSIASLAKKRRTYSAEFKQQIVQACKAPDVSIASVALQHGLNTNLVSKWIRLIDGKPGNDRSPLPNKPAFIALSCSAPLDPTPADMLTVQITLPHSKVEIGLKWQVSEISALAELLKALAT from the coding sequence ATGACTACAAATCACCAGACATCCATCGCATCTCTTGCGAAAAAACGAAGAACATACAGTGCTGAATTTAAACAGCAGATCGTTCAGGCTTGTAAAGCACCGGACGTTTCAATTGCTTCGGTCGCTTTGCAACATGGATTGAATACAAATCTTGTATCCAAATGGATTCGCTTAATTGATGGTAAGCCAGGGAATGATCGCTCACCACTACCGAATAAACCTGCATTTATTGCCTTATCTTGCTCTGCACCATTAGATCCTACTCCTGCTGACATGTTAACGGTTCAAATTACTTTACCCCACTCAAAAGTAGAAATTGGCTTGAAATGGCAAGTATCAGAAATATCTGCTTTAGCAGAATTACTCAAGGCACTTGCAACATGA
- the rbtA gene encoding rhombotarget A has product MLKKSLGIGLLCMMGHAYGADIVVTTTEDIVKDDKECSLREAIEYVNLGLAKEGYMGCGGENSTANILLTDKKNYLLNKHIEIKKSLNIKSVDEDSNVVTDRNRVQGLYNARIKMKGKDNIFRILSGDDFVSVTFKELDLEGCGQSSCAVEGGIVYNKGKATFEYVKLSHGNASKGGAIYNVGNFGNYLGSIEVRSSLIIENEATEGAVLYSEHPSYSIQQSVIRKNKTTASNSVNIFTKAPFSALNPDDLRVGAARIVSSTLVQNTGNILNLVDGIIANNLTIVDNQGAGVLLQAPYAKAYLANSIILKNHQDCVFNNDKSLIQNNLTSISCGDGSNEAPNQIYKGTQLIATKDGSSQGSCLSLRENNRSELCPFETAENTFLGYMRPRILLNYRSIKESPIVNAGSSTIAENVLSCESSDQRGTNRSFNNAECDRGAIEIIVPTSGQLTGQDLKAGEIAKFSIAKFLGDSDLIPKEECNSIIGKNPNNEPWQDGCLRIVQTKTPSKGSTQIDIHGNLVYTPDSAWHGADIFEVQVVTSSTRFNVSKPYLPITTQIVQEPDNKFEDKTVKTSGGSLGILGILGLLSLISLRGLRKN; this is encoded by the coding sequence ATGCTCAAGAAGAGCTTAGGCATTGGTTTGCTATGCATGATGGGGCATGCTTACGGTGCTGACATTGTTGTTACTACGACTGAAGATATTGTTAAGGATGATAAGGAATGTTCACTTCGTGAAGCTATTGAATATGTGAATCTCGGTTTGGCCAAAGAAGGTTATATGGGCTGTGGTGGGGAAAATTCAACAGCAAATATTTTACTTACAGATAAAAAAAACTACCTCCTGAATAAACATATAGAAATTAAAAAATCTCTAAATATTAAGTCCGTTGATGAAGATAGTAATGTAGTGACAGACCGTAACCGTGTTCAAGGTCTATACAATGCACGCATTAAGATGAAGGGAAAGGATAATATTTTCCGTATACTAAGTGGAGATGACTTTGTTTCAGTGACATTTAAAGAACTTGATTTAGAAGGGTGTGGGCAATCAAGTTGTGCTGTAGAAGGGGGGATAGTCTATAACAAAGGTAAGGCAACATTTGAGTATGTGAAATTAAGCCACGGCAATGCATCTAAAGGTGGTGCGATTTATAATGTGGGTAATTTCGGAAATTATCTAGGTTCCATTGAGGTTCGCAGTAGTTTAATCATTGAAAATGAAGCGACCGAAGGTGCTGTGCTCTATAGTGAACATCCGAGCTATTCAATTCAACAAAGTGTCATACGTAAGAATAAAACGACTGCTTCAAACAGTGTAAACATATTTACTAAAGCCCCTTTTTCAGCTTTAAATCCTGATGATTTACGAGTAGGCGCAGCTCGTATTGTAAGTAGTACTCTGGTACAAAATACAGGAAATATTTTAAATCTGGTCGATGGTATTATAGCGAATAATCTTACAATTGTTGATAACCAAGGTGCAGGGGTGCTTTTACAAGCACCATATGCTAAGGCATATCTAGCAAATAGCATTATTTTAAAAAACCATCAGGACTGTGTTTTTAATAATGATAAATCTTTAATACAAAATAACTTGACTAGTATAAGTTGTGGTGATGGTAGCAATGAAGCACCAAACCAAATTTATAAAGGGACACAACTAATCGCAACTAAAGATGGTAGCAGTCAAGGTAGCTGTTTAAGTTTAAGAGAGAATAATCGTTCAGAATTGTGTCCATTTGAAACAGCTGAAAATACATTTTTAGGTTATATGCGTCCCCGTATCTTATTAAATTATAGGTCAATTAAAGAATCACCAATTGTGAATGCTGGTAGTTCAACAATAGCAGAAAATGTATTATCTTGTGAGTCTTCCGATCAACGAGGCACGAACCGGTCCTTTAATAATGCAGAATGTGATAGAGGTGCGATTGAAATTATAGTCCCAACATCTGGTCAGTTGACAGGTCAGGATTTAAAAGCTGGAGAAATTGCAAAATTTTCTATTGCAAAATTTTTAGGGGATAGCGATCTGATTCCCAAAGAAGAATGTAATTCCATTATTGGTAAGAATCCAAATAATGAGCCGTGGCAAGATGGTTGTTTGCGTATAGTACAAACCAAAACTCCATCAAAAGGGTCAACACAAATCGATATTCATGGCAATTTAGTGTATACCCCAGATTCGGCTTGGCATGGTGCAGATATTTTTGAAGTGCAAGTAGTTACGAGTTCGACACGCTTTAACGTCTCAAAACCATATTTACCTATCACAACACAAATTGTGCAAGAACCCGATAATAAATTTGAAGATAAGACAGTAAAAACATCGGGCGGTTCATTAGGTATATTGGGAATACTAGGATTACTGAGCTTAATTAGCTTACGTGGTTTGCGTAAAAATTAA
- a CDS encoding CSLREA domain-containing protein produces the protein MQNYKKGILALAVVSAMSLMAAEDKTIRVTTLVDEDGENASACSLREAIKTAKLDKSYGGCNVGRTLRLDGSAPDQIQLKAGTYKIDRELVVESAINIYGESAFNYTERSPITLLYPKKEALKTVIDAQGKSRIFNTVESQAALNVYQISIRNGRAVKNSNVVNSGNGGALYVAGPLGIYSSEIIGSSADVNGGAIYAISQNGQKTVTINDSRIEKNKAQQFGSVFAMECSANLANTELGLQVSNSSLIRNGALSDQSIFDFCGYATSSFLNSTIAQNQTGGYVFNFVNRADKPLHSSSNLSLSSNTIVENTAKSVLFYDNVGAKLLSYNVLAYNAGKSCEYALNGGNPSLNQNILFAHVQNAFELTGKSQCVLPERSSEQTATQLIDLSAVSMSSVLSKFLEPAVDNRYLGIYYPRDNKTANDLVDVKGEGCEATDQRGISRDVGMSLRLNPDQANSCEIGAVEIRNLMAGDVEDLKNSSHIELMDFYQSNIDELEALIEDQNTPKEELAGLKEELKEYQDLKSYTEKFRKYRAIYIDPFKQSTLQEAFDGSNIKVTALNASNYNVSTKVLGVGALAGEGNSLKLDGYEDPALKCEWKTGLNRIMMYRTDGKVTSATDQEFCTYTLVDKNTNAKSSGVLAASFVNIAPIAKNDFYKISPDSGLTITVNPLENDSDEGDGDRSTAQGKPAFYKDKDGKEIPIRIVSLPSGVTLKAEREGPCPGDYQRETCYGGKLTFSVNNNLSQFSYSMDYNVFDADEMMSNTATIVLENTAKNTNTSSSGGGSFGIWGLFGLLGLAGYRRFKN, from the coding sequence ATGCAAAATTATAAAAAAGGAATATTAGCGCTAGCTGTAGTTTCGGCAATGAGTTTGATGGCAGCTGAGGATAAAACTATTCGGGTCACAACATTGGTAGATGAAGATGGGGAAAATGCCAGTGCTTGTTCATTACGTGAAGCAATTAAAACTGCAAAATTAGACAAATCATATGGTGGTTGTAATGTTGGTCGCACACTTCGTTTAGATGGAAGTGCACCTGACCAAATCCAGCTCAAAGCCGGTACTTATAAAATTGACCGTGAACTCGTTGTTGAATCTGCAATCAACATTTATGGTGAAAGCGCATTTAATTATACAGAGCGTAGCCCAATTACCCTACTTTATCCAAAAAAAGAAGCGCTTAAAACAGTCATTGATGCACAAGGCAAATCCCGTATTTTTAATACGGTTGAAAGCCAAGCTGCTCTAAATGTTTATCAGATTTCTATCCGAAATGGACGAGCTGTCAAGAATTCAAATGTAGTCAATAGTGGAAATGGTGGTGCTTTATATGTTGCAGGGCCACTTGGTATTTATAGCAGTGAAATTATCGGTTCATCTGCCGATGTGAATGGCGGTGCCATTTATGCGATAAGTCAGAATGGACAAAAGACAGTTACCATTAATGACAGTCGTATTGAAAAAAACAAGGCTCAACAATTCGGCAGTGTATTTGCAATGGAATGTAGCGCCAATTTAGCAAATACAGAGTTGGGGTTGCAGGTATCCAATTCAAGCCTTATTCGTAATGGTGCACTATCAGATCAAAGTATTTTTGATTTCTGTGGTTACGCTACAAGCAGTTTCTTAAATTCGACAATTGCTCAGAACCAGACAGGGGGCTATGTATTTAATTTTGTGAATAGAGCAGATAAACCCCTTCATTCAAGTTCTAATTTAAGTTTAAGCAGTAATACCATTGTTGAGAATACTGCGAAATCAGTATTGTTCTATGACAACGTCGGTGCAAAGCTTTTAAGTTATAACGTGCTCGCGTATAACGCTGGAAAATCTTGTGAATATGCTTTAAATGGAGGCAATCCAAGTCTAAATCAAAATATTCTTTTCGCACATGTGCAAAATGCTTTCGAATTAACAGGCAAGTCTCAATGTGTATTACCAGAACGATCATCAGAACAGACTGCAACGCAGCTTATTGACTTATCTGCTGTCAGCATGAGTAGTGTACTCAGTAAGTTCTTGGAACCTGCGGTAGATAATCGATATCTTGGTATTTACTATCCACGTGATAATAAAACGGCAAATGATTTAGTGGATGTGAAAGGCGAAGGTTGTGAAGCAACAGATCAACGTGGTATCAGCCGAGATGTAGGTATGTCTCTGAGATTGAACCCCGATCAGGCCAATAGCTGTGAGATTGGTGCGGTTGAAATACGTAATTTAATGGCAGGTGATGTTGAAGACTTAAAAAATTCATCACATATAGAGCTGATGGACTTTTATCAATCCAATATCGATGAATTGGAAGCATTAATTGAAGATCAAAATACACCAAAAGAAGAATTGGCAGGATTAAAAGAGGAGCTAAAAGAGTATCAGGATCTCAAATCCTATACGGAGAAGTTCCGAAAATATCGTGCAATTTATATTGATCCATTTAAACAGTCGACTTTACAAGAAGCTTTTGATGGTTCAAACATTAAAGTTACAGCATTAAATGCCTCGAATTATAATGTAAGTACGAAAGTACTAGGTGTGGGTGCACTTGCAGGTGAAGGGAATTCCTTAAAATTAGATGGCTATGAGGACCCTGCGCTGAAGTGTGAATGGAAAACGGGCCTTAATCGTATAATGATGTATCGTACGGATGGCAAAGTTACCAGTGCAACCGATCAGGAATTCTGTACTTATACCTTAGTTGATAAAAATACCAATGCGAAAAGTTCAGGTGTTCTTGCAGCATCTTTTGTCAACATTGCACCGATTGCAAAAAATGATTTTTACAAAATTAGCCCTGATAGTGGTTTAACGATTACAGTTAATCCTTTAGAAAATGACAGTGATGAAGGGGATGGTGATCGTAGCACAGCACAAGGAAAGCCAGCCTTTTATAAAGACAAAGATGGTAAGGAAATTCCAATCCGTATTGTCAGTTTACCTTCTGGTGTAACTTTGAAAGCTGAGCGTGAAGGGCCATGTCCTGGTGACTATCAGCGAGAAACTTGCTATGGCGGCAAGCTTACTTTTAGTGTAAATAATAACCTGAGCCAGTTTAGCTATAGCATGGACTATAATGTCTTTGATGCAGATGAAATGATGTCAAACACAGCAACAATTGTATTAGAGAATACTGCAAAAAATACGAATACTTCATCTAGTGGTGGCGGCTCATTTGGCATCTGGGGATTATTTGGATTGTTGGGCTTAGCTGGATATCGTCGATTCAAAAATTAA
- a CDS encoding DUF3106 domain-containing protein — protein MAAKKLAIAFCAFGFLQTSFAGFERFWIFSKDANTQVSETWDSLSDSEQAALIKRYQTLKELPAQQSVNLQQRMDWFTQLPEAEKQKMRETWQRMSTHERRELASRMQKASPEQRQAIREEYINKHLIVTEH, from the coding sequence ATGGCAGCTAAGAAACTGGCGATTGCTTTTTGTGCTTTTGGCTTTCTGCAAACTAGTTTTGCAGGCTTCGAACGCTTCTGGATTTTTTCTAAAGATGCCAATACACAAGTCAGTGAAACCTGGGATAGCTTATCTGATTCAGAACAGGCAGCATTAATCAAACGTTATCAAACTTTGAAAGAACTTCCAGCACAACAAAGTGTAAACCTGCAGCAACGCATGGACTGGTTTACCCAGCTACCTGAAGCTGAAAAACAGAAAATGCGTGAAACTTGGCAGCGCATGAGCACCCATGAACGTAGAGAACTGGCATCACGTATGCAAAAAGCCTCTCCAGAACAGCGCCAGGCTATTCGAGAAGAGTATATCAACAAACATCTTATAGTTACTGAGCATTAA
- the cxpE gene encoding chloramphenicol efflux transporter CxpE — protein MVDRTLRRIFILAGIALIAWVLYLLKPVVIPFVGAFLLAYLFSPLVNRLHHIGLPRWLSISIVFIGIGVVLTLAMWYLVPLVWKQLMYARDSIPAGIHWINYTFLPWLSSTFNLVPMEIDTAQISDMVMDYVQTNYSADSIQAVALKLAQSGISFIQVGGTIVLIPIIAFYFLLDWERMLDSLRRLIPRPYEKSTMEIVGECHEVLGAFVKGQFLVMVLLGVVYAVGLQLIGLEVGLIIGMVAGLCSIIPYLGFAVGIIAAMVATLFQFGIDWWQLVLVGIVFMVGQAVEGYILQPFLLGDKIGLSPVAVVFAVLAGAQLAGFLGMLIALPVAAVIVVLLRHAREFYEKSAMYGQQAMVVQDASTGSVNIETSDMNVDVELKPSEVKTLQADEKPSKIEEN, from the coding sequence ATGGTAGATCGTACCTTACGTCGCATTTTTATCCTGGCTGGTATTGCCTTGATTGCGTGGGTGTTATACCTGCTGAAACCTGTGGTCATTCCGTTTGTTGGTGCATTTTTGCTCGCTTATCTCTTTAGTCCTTTAGTTAATCGCCTACATCATATTGGTCTGCCGCGTTGGCTCTCTATCAGTATTGTTTTTATTGGGATTGGTGTGGTTTTAACTTTAGCAATGTGGTATCTGGTGCCATTGGTGTGGAAACAGCTCATGTATGCGCGTGACAGTATTCCAGCCGGAATTCACTGGATTAATTATACATTTTTGCCTTGGTTATCTAGCACTTTTAATCTGGTTCCAATGGAAATCGATACTGCACAGATTTCTGATATGGTGATGGATTATGTGCAAACTAACTATAGTGCTGACAGTATTCAGGCCGTGGCACTGAAACTGGCTCAATCTGGGATTAGCTTTATTCAGGTTGGTGGAACCATTGTTCTGATTCCGATTATTGCTTTCTATTTCTTGCTGGACTGGGAGCGCATGCTCGATAGCTTACGCCGTCTCATTCCACGACCTTATGAAAAAAGCACAATGGAAATTGTGGGTGAATGTCATGAAGTCCTGGGTGCCTTTGTGAAAGGCCAGTTTTTGGTGATGGTTCTACTTGGGGTGGTTTACGCGGTCGGTTTGCAGCTAATAGGTCTGGAAGTTGGTCTAATCATCGGTATGGTGGCTGGTCTGTGCAGTATTATTCCTTACCTCGGTTTTGCCGTAGGTATCATCGCAGCGATGGTTGCGACCTTATTCCAATTTGGCATCGACTGGTGGCAATTAGTGCTGGTAGGGATCGTGTTTATGGTTGGACAGGCCGTAGAGGGTTATATCCTGCAACCATTTTTGTTGGGTGATAAAATTGGTCTATCACCGGTTGCTGTAGTATTCGCGGTATTGGCTGGTGCGCAATTAGCCGGTTTCTTGGGTATGCTGATTGCTCTGCCGGTCGCAGCTGTAATCGTTGTATTACTTCGTCATGCACGTGAATTCTATGAAAAAAGTGCGATGTACGGCCAACAGGCTATGGTAGTACAGGATGCTTCTACCGGATCAGTGAATATCGAAACCTCAGACATGAATGTAGATGTTGAACTGAAACCATCCGAAGTGAAAACACTGCAAGCTGATGAAAAACCGAGTAAGATTGAAGAAAACTAG
- the tnpB gene encoding IS66 family insertion sequence element accessory protein TnpB (TnpB, as the term is used for proteins encoded by IS66 family insertion elements, is considered an accessory protein, since TnpC, encoded by a neighboring gene, is a DDE family transposase.): MIRIDEIWLSTQPLDMRAGMDTIMAQVVRAFGYIKPHCAYLFCNKRGHRMKVLVHDGLGIWLCARRLEQGKFHWAQVHQGETVALSPEQLQALIQGLPWQRIGRQQVVTML, from the coding sequence ATGATCCGCATTGATGAAATCTGGCTTTCTACCCAACCTCTGGATATGCGAGCAGGGATGGATACTATCATGGCTCAGGTGGTGAGAGCCTTTGGCTACATCAAACCGCATTGTGCTTACCTGTTCTGTAATAAACGTGGCCATCGCATGAAAGTACTGGTACATGATGGACTGGGCATCTGGCTGTGTGCCCGGCGGCTGGAACAGGGCAAATTTCACTGGGCTCAAGTTCACCAAGGTGAAACCGTGGCCCTCAGCCCGGAACAGTTACAGGCACTGATCCAAGGTTTGCCCTGGCAGCGCATTGGACGACAGCAGGTGGTGACGATGCTTTAA
- a CDS encoding IS4 family transposase, whose protein sequence is MTLSENLDCTLQHSLPSLSHFSEFIDFNWIEESLNQTGKASIRRRKLPAEHVVWLVIGLALFRNQPIGYVVEQLKLVFGTTGYCVPSAVVQARQRLGSEPLNALFSLLSQAWFEESQQQYSNFHGLSVCAVDGVVWSMPYTDENFAHFGSSKGKTADAPYPQVRATCLVNTATHEIIDAQIGSMDQGELTLASQLSPCSHSITLFDRAYFSADFLIGWQKRAEESHWLMRAKDNLRYEIVERNSQHDFHIRMPISTRAKKLNPALGDYWEARLIEVEQAGKIRRYITSLIDSKRYPLLALAKLYAQRWEIEMCYREIKSNLQEGKHLRSKQPTLIYQELWGVFIAYNILRRQMKYMAQRAKVSPLRMSFHITSIAILNLLKFDSLASAGNLPKHLESLMEKSKRYVLPKKRSRNYPRVVKGKPQKYPKKCQSIS, encoded by the coding sequence ATGACTTTATCTGAAAATTTAGATTGCACCCTTCAACATTCTTTACCTTCACTTAGCCATTTTAGTGAATTTATTGATTTCAACTGGATTGAGGAAAGTCTGAATCAAACAGGTAAGGCATCAATTAGAAGAAGGAAGTTACCCGCTGAACATGTGGTATGGCTTGTCATTGGACTCGCTTTATTTCGAAATCAACCTATCGGATATGTCGTAGAACAACTAAAACTTGTATTTGGTACAACAGGATATTGTGTTCCTAGCGCAGTAGTACAAGCACGACAACGTTTAGGATCAGAACCTTTAAATGCGCTATTTTCTTTACTTAGCCAAGCCTGGTTTGAAGAATCTCAGCAGCAATACTCAAACTTTCACGGTCTGAGTGTGTGCGCTGTTGATGGTGTTGTTTGGTCTATGCCTTATACAGATGAGAATTTTGCACACTTTGGTTCATCTAAAGGAAAAACTGCTGATGCTCCTTATCCACAAGTGAGAGCAACCTGCTTAGTAAATACCGCGACCCATGAAATTATAGATGCTCAAATAGGCAGTATGGATCAAGGTGAACTCACACTGGCAAGCCAATTATCTCCTTGTTCACACAGTATTACCCTATTTGATCGAGCCTATTTCTCTGCAGATTTTCTCATCGGGTGGCAAAAACGTGCAGAAGAAAGTCATTGGCTTATGCGTGCAAAAGATAATTTACGGTATGAGATTGTGGAGCGTAATTCGCAACATGACTTTCATATTAGAATGCCGATATCAACAAGAGCTAAAAAACTTAATCCAGCCTTAGGAGATTATTGGGAAGCACGTCTCATTGAGGTTGAGCAGGCAGGTAAGATTAGACGTTATATCACTTCACTAATAGATTCAAAGAGATATCCATTATTAGCTTTAGCAAAACTCTATGCCCAGCGTTGGGAAATAGAAATGTGTTACCGAGAAATCAAGAGTAACTTACAGGAAGGGAAGCATTTAAGGAGTAAACAACCTACCTTGATTTATCAAGAGTTATGGGGAGTCTTTATTGCCTATAATATTCTAAGAAGACAAATGAAATATATGGCTCAACGTGCAAAAGTCAGTCCTTTGAGAATGAGCTTTCATATTACCTCTATTGCTATCCTTAACCTATTGAAGTTTGATTCTTTGGCTTCCGCAGGCAATTTGCCTAAACATCTAGAAAGTTTAATGGAAAAATCTAAAAGGTATGTTTTACCGAAAAAAAGAAGTAGAAACTACCCACGAGTTGTGAAAGGGAAACCACAGAAATACCCAAAAAAATGCCAGTCAATCTCTTAA
- the tnpC gene encoding IS66 family transposase, giving the protein MNTLPDLSQLTHEQLLEFTRQLALQHQSLAQSNQQLDARVQHLEVTNQQLDSKVQHLSILNQKYEHELALFKQHKFGSKNEHLTAKQIHLWDEAVEEDIAAVDLELERLNADKTDAATHKAKTNKPKRRPLPDHLHTIRIEHEPASTQCACGCQLRRIGEDVSEKLHFRPAQFYKEQHVRGKWVCDQCDTLTQQAMPAYVIDKGIASPELLSHVLVSKYADHLPLYRQRLIYQRAGIELSRSTLSDWIGRCGVELEPLANALKEVVLQQQVLHADETPVTIMRMGENDKKPKKGYVWAYATTQYNPVQAVIYDFQDSRSGQHAAEFLKGWQGYLVCDDYSGYKARFKSGQVIEVGCMAHARRKFHELHVTGKSQVAEQALVLIQKLYAIEAELRKKTDGTAEDRREYRQQHSQPVMQQLYEWLNQYHLTVPSSSPTAKAINYTLKRWPALSRYLDDGNLPICNNWVENQMRPWALGRKNWLFAGSLRSGQRAANIMTLIQSAKLNGLDPYAYLSDVLKRLPTHKATQIEELLPHRWKPKSN; this is encoded by the coding sequence ATGAATACGCTGCCTGACTTAAGCCAACTGACCCATGAACAACTGCTGGAATTCACCAGGCAGTTGGCGCTGCAGCATCAGTCTCTGGCACAATCAAACCAGCAATTAGATGCCAGAGTTCAACATCTTGAAGTCACCAATCAGCAATTAGATTCTAAAGTTCAACATCTTTCTATTCTCAATCAAAAATACGAGCATGAACTCGCACTATTTAAACAGCACAAATTCGGCAGTAAAAACGAACATCTCACTGCAAAACAAATCCATCTCTGGGATGAAGCGGTCGAAGAAGATATTGCAGCCGTTGATCTAGAATTAGAACGATTAAATGCAGATAAAACCGATGCAGCGACACACAAAGCCAAAACCAATAAACCTAAACGTCGACCACTGCCAGATCATCTACACACCATCCGTATTGAGCATGAACCTGCATCAACCCAATGCGCTTGTGGCTGCCAACTCCGTCGTATCGGCGAAGATGTCAGTGAAAAACTGCATTTCAGACCGGCACAGTTCTATAAGGAACAGCATGTCCGTGGCAAATGGGTCTGTGATCAGTGTGACACCCTGACTCAGCAAGCGATGCCCGCCTATGTGATTGATAAAGGCATTGCTTCACCTGAACTGCTCAGCCATGTGTTGGTATCGAAATATGCCGATCATTTGCCGCTGTACCGTCAACGTCTGATCTATCAGCGGGCGGGAATCGAACTTTCTAGATCAACTTTATCTGACTGGATAGGTCGCTGCGGTGTAGAACTGGAACCTCTGGCCAATGCCTTAAAAGAGGTGGTACTACAACAGCAGGTGCTGCATGCAGATGAAACACCGGTCACCATCATGCGGATGGGTGAGAATGATAAAAAACCGAAGAAAGGTTATGTCTGGGCCTATGCCACTACACAGTACAATCCAGTTCAGGCAGTGATCTATGACTTTCAGGATAGTCGTTCAGGCCAGCATGCTGCAGAGTTCTTGAAAGGCTGGCAGGGCTATCTAGTCTGTGATGATTACAGTGGTTATAAAGCACGCTTTAAATCAGGCCAGGTCATAGAGGTGGGCTGCATGGCCCATGCACGTCGTAAATTCCATGAACTGCATGTGACCGGGAAAAGTCAGGTCGCTGAACAGGCATTGGTGCTGATTCAGAAACTGTATGCGATAGAAGCAGAACTCAGGAAAAAGACCGATGGTACAGCGGAAGACCGCCGCGAATACCGACAACAGCATAGTCAACCAGTGATGCAACAACTATATGAATGGCTCAACCAATATCATCTGACAGTGCCATCGAGTTCTCCCACCGCCAAGGCGATCAATTACACTCTGAAGCGTTGGCCAGCTTTAAGCCGCTATCTGGATGATGGCAATCTACCTATTTGCAATAATTGGGTCGAGAATCAGATGCGTCCCTGGGCGTTGGGGCGCAAGAACTGGCTGTTTGCAGGTTCGCTGCGCAGTGGTCAGCGAGCGGCAAACATCATGACGTTAATCCAGTCAGCAAAGCTGAATGGCTTGGATCCGTATGCCTATTTAAGTGATGTGCTGAAAAGGCTGCCGACGCATAAAGCGACCCAAATAGAAGAATTACTACCACATCGCTGGAAACCTAAATCGAATTAA
- the hda gene encoding DnaA regulatory inactivator Hda — MRQLQLDIEPQLDARISDFSGPGWGHVIDAIRQLHAGLIKQFYVYGGAGTGKSHLLSAICDSYLEVGKTAIQVSLLELLDAPTEAITSLDRYDLVALDDIEAISGVPHWQKAVFHLINNNNEGGGQLVFSSRVAPIELKLELPDLQSRLTQAVSTRVPNGSLYADRFALVTSVLDRRGIHLDQQILDYLLNHGPHQTSVLLQTLEQIIQLLKGEKLKVSNANLRQIYALIDEYR; from the coding sequence ATGCGTCAATTGCAACTTGATATTGAACCCCAGCTCGATGCCCGAATCAGTGATTTTTCGGGTCCCGGATGGGGACATGTGATTGATGCAATCCGTCAGTTACATGCAGGCCTGATTAAACAGTTTTATGTTTATGGTGGAGCAGGTACGGGGAAAAGTCATCTGCTCTCTGCGATCTGTGATTCGTATCTGGAAGTAGGTAAAACTGCAATTCAGGTTTCCTTGCTCGAACTCTTGGATGCACCAACTGAAGCGATTACTTCATTAGACCGATATGATCTGGTTGCTTTGGATGATATTGAGGCCATTAGTGGTGTACCACACTGGCAAAAAGCAGTTTTTCATTTGATTAATAACAATAATGAGGGGGGAGGGCAATTGGTCTTTTCTTCTCGTGTAGCACCGATTGAGCTGAAATTGGAACTTCCGGATTTACAGTCACGTTTGACACAAGCAGTGAGTACCCGTGTACCGAATGGCAGTTTATATGCGGACCGTTTTGCTTTAGTGACTTCTGTACTTGATCGACGTGGAATTCATTTAGATCAGCAAATTCTTGATTACTTATTAAATCATGGCCCTCATCAAACTTCGGTTCTTTTACAAACTTTAGAGCAGATTATTCAACTACTTAAAGGGGAAAAATTGAAGGTCAGCAATGCGAATTTGCGCCAGATTTATGCTTTGATTGATGAATATCGTTAA